The genomic DNA CTCTGCTCAGCTCCTCGTCCAATCAAACTGCAGAAAGTTATCTGATCTGACACACCTCTGATGCCTTTAGCACAAGAcatcagagaaagagagatagagagatagatagatagagagatagagagatagagagatagagagatagagagatagagatagagagagatagatagatagatagatagatagatagatagagagatagagagatagagagatagagagagatagagagggtgGGGATGGGGAGGGGCAAATAATCAAGCAAAGGCTTCGAAGATGTGGGTAGGGAGGATGCTTGCGCGTAGTAAAAACAACGGCAGCAGACTCCGAACCCccagaaaaaggagaagacacAGCAGGCAGGGATTTCCACAACTTCCACTGCAGAGGTATGTAGTGAGATGGGCCAAGCCGGAGCAGGGGAGGAGGGAAGCGGAAGGCCAGATTTTAGGTCAGGACTCCGCTTCATCTGGTGTACCTGGAGCCTGATCTGCCTTAGCCGCATCTACCATTGAAGACTCCTTGCTGAGGGCTCGCAGCACGGCGCAGTGGAACTCCTTATGCGGGGAGTCTGGAGCTGAAAGAACCTCGTCTGTGCTGGAAAAAACATCGTCCACAACAGTCTCCGCAGAGCCTGCTCCAACCTGGACTGGCTCAGCCCCGCTGGAGAGGCGGCAGGAAGAGGAGTCCTGCTCAGAGGCCGGTGTAGCCGGCGTGGCAGTTGGGGCAGGTGGGGCTTTCAAGAAGGTGGGTGAATGCAGAGGTGTGGAGTCTTGATCCCCCAGTAGCATTTCAGGCTCAGAACAAGGTACGCTGGAGGCCGATCCCTCCTTACTATCATCTCGGCCCTGCACTGTGaatttgtgtatgtgcgtgcgtgcgtgcgtgtgtggaGAGATAACGTCACAGTTCGGCCAGTCTGAAGTTCATTAGATGTTTGCATGACTCTGCAGGAAGATCTTTTCCTTTAATACAATTATCTATTTAAAAGTTGCCTAATTCTAAACAGCTCAGGTCTTCTCTGACATTACCGTTTCTCTCTGAGTAATTTTGTTTCTTGAGAGAGGTCAGGGAAGAGTGATTACAGAAGGAGAGAGCTGTAAATTACACAGCACAATTGCCTCTCGTATATGCAAAGCAATTGTATCCTGAGtaggattaaaacattttagtgaTTAAACTCATCTCCATCGTCAAGTTCAGTTTAGAGAAATGTTGTTACAAAGAGGCAGAAAGGGTGTgataagaatatatatatttttacattataatGAGATTCAGCTCATCTTTTATTCTCCAGTCGTCATCTTTACCTTCAGGgcctttctgtttctgctccacCTCCTTGCGGTATGCCTCCAGCTCCTGGTCGGTGAGTTTGGTGAAGGGGTTGGGACCCTGCTTGCTGACGATAACCTTGGGCTGGTACTCCTTTTCGATGATGGCCTTGGATGCGGTCACCAGCTCCCCCTTcgggacacacagagagaaagcagagagagcagTGAGACATCACGGGGAGACGGGAGACGAGTTACTGCAAGTTACACATGGAagcatttgacattttgaaaaactaGCTGCAGTGTCAGAAAGTCTCGTAGTTTAAAAAGTTTTGAGTGTACACACAGAACTATTATGCAGCAAGTATCAGCCATAGATGAACAAATGTATATCTCCAGAGCACAATTAAAGCTAACAGGCAGTCTCAGAATTCAGGAAGCACACGTATGAATGTAAAACAACTTTAATCATATCAGGAAACAGCGGCATTGTGCTTTTTCATTCCGTACACTAACACTGATACATAAAAGCCAAGCACTGACACATGTGAGAAAGCCAACAGTACATCACCAGGCACACAAGAAGTAGTTAAGGTGAAGCAAAAGCTTGAAGTAAACATTAACAGCAGTAGTGTTCTTTCACTTACTAACTTTTCTCACTCTTTcaaggacttttatttttattttatttttttttaattctgcacAATACACGCAGCAAACACCACCATCACTCGATCTAACACCTTCTCGCTTTACTGCCCACTTCAACTTGAAACGAGATGTTTTTGAAATATTAGTGAAAATCACCAAAACTCATGATATCAAACTTTCACCTCAAGGATCCTAGTCAGTGCAAAACCTCCGACAGTAATTAAGCTGTATCCAAAGTTCTCAGGCTTTagagtttaaaaacacatagaAGAGATAACTATATGTCACATAGCTTATTAAACTAACATATAACCTAATTCTAGCACTATCTATACAGGCCCGGGCATGGTGCCTATCTGCAGGCTCAGAGGAATGACTGGAGGATGATGTGAAAGTACAGGTGAATAGTAATTGTGATTGGAGCAGTAAGTACCTTTCTAAATGATTTAGCAGGACTATAGGACCCCTCGGACACATCGAGGCCATCAATAGTGTCTGTACAGTCAGACAGAGGGGCGTCCTGCAATAGTAAACCCAGTGAAGGGGGGAAGGGGGCACAACCCAGCTCTTAAAACACCAGCACATTCAAATCGACAGTCTGTCAGGCAGGCATGAGTGCGTTCATTCAGGGACATACCACCTTTCACACGCACAAAGGTGGAAAGAGTACTACAATATCTCCCAAGTATGTAATACTCAAGCAGACGTGAGATTGTCTTTTAGAAAAGACGCTCAAAGAATAAGTCCttgttataaaaacacacaactacACGTCaatctgtatttctgtctgtagtagcatttttttcttcattaaaaagcAGCGTGAGAGCTTGTTAATTAGGGTTAATTGTGTTACTTTCCACCTCTGCATACACGCATACcatagagagacacacaaacattggTAATGCATGCAAAGAGACATGGATCTGGAAAGAGATGTGGGGCTGTGAAAAGCATTGCGGTGACGCAACAAACAGCCGAGATCATGCACTGTAGAGACAAACTGTCCACACAGGGGGGTGCTATACAGCATGTAGTCCATACAGTCGGAGtcttaacaaaataaaagcacaacaaGGGCTGCTTTGGTCCTACTACAAACATGCTGGAACAAGTTTTAGATAACCCTAAAACTTGGTTTAAGCTTTGGAATAATTAGaagctctgttttcatttgctgATGTTATGCTGCTCAAAGTGTTTGAGTTAGACTGAGCTAAGTAAAAGGGAGGGGAAACCATGCTAACTCAACtcacaacattttattttgcattttttaggATAGAGtgcatgcacagaaataaaatataatattagaCTATAGTGGGGATTTTGTTAGACTTTGCAAGAGACCAAAATGACTGAGACGGATAAAAGCCTCAGCTCTCGAAAAGAGACggcaaagttaaaaaaaagaaaaaagaaaagaaagtaatggggggaaaaacaacaacaatgtatGAATATGGACACAACCTGAGCTGGCAGGTTTGGAGAGCAGAGTGAGGTTTCCTCTCACAAACACTACTCACCTGCCAGATTGTCAATCTCTGTGGTCAAAGAATAATGTGACAGTTACAAAGTCACCCCATCGCTCTTGGACACAACATGGAGGACATGTTTTGCTCTCCGTTATTATTATTGGTGAAGTTATTCCTGATGTCAGATCAGATTATACTGAATGGGTTTTGATTGCAGCCAATTTCTTTCATTATAAGCTTTGTGTCCAGGACAACTTCACGCATAATATTTGCAGCATTTTGGTTTAAGGGGTGAATCCAGACCTGGACAGAATATATTgagattttctttaattaaatgcatttaaactaaacaaaaagagGCCAAACAGCACAAAATCTCAAGTGTTTCATCAGGATGAGAAACATATTCATCCATATTCTCCAGGTCAGGACTGCAGTGGCAGCGAGGGTTTTTATATATTCACAGACTGACCTGGTTAAAGGAACGTTCCACCACGGTGCTGGCACACAGAACCTGAGACTGGGGCCCTGCTGTCTTTATGTCCTGCAGGTTCTGCTCCCGGATCTACAAACGACAACATTTGAAGTCATGAAATAATGAGAAACATGCAGTGCATCAGgagcaaaagtaaaaaagcagcaaaaaagagaaaagtgtgaTACCTTATTCCTCATTTCCAGGACGTCTTTTGGGTTGGTGTTCATTGGGATGAACTGATTGGCTACAGCAGCCTGGCGGAGTCCGTCTTCTTTTGACCACTGTAAACACCACAAGAAGTGTTAAAAAACCCCAACTAAAACCAGATACACTGAATGACCCAAGCACAAAAATAGATTTAGACAAAATACTATGCAGGCTTCACAATACAAAAACCATGCTgaactgaaaaagacaaagttgGATGGCTGTAAAAAGgttttaatgttaaaaagtGAACCAATGATGATGAGGaacatacatgtttatttatcaatttattatttattatatttatttatagttttatcaACTTAGCTGGGGACTGTTCTATATCAGTGACTATCTTTCCTGTTTGATGCTTACTTATCAACCTATGATATTAGATTTATTTTCCCAGTTATGTGGGACGATATCATCTGATTCAGTCTAAATAATCTAAAATGGAGAGAACTCGTATTTGTGTGATTTCTACTGAAAATGGTTGCATAGAGCTAAAATGTCATACAAATTAAGGCATTTGCTCACTGGGggacagaagtttaaaaaataatttaaattagtTTATTCATCCATAAGAGTCAATGTTAAAACAATAGAAACTCCCAGATGAACCTGTACAAGGCTACTGGAAGTGAGAAGTAAAATCACAGGTtgtgaaagacaagagaaacagatgtgtgtttttacgTGCCGTCTGGCATCTCTTGATATCTTAGTTGTACAGAGGAGCTGCAAAATGTTCCATGAACATATTGGGTATGAGAAGGAGTTACGGCTCATCTTTCTTAAGCTGCTGAGAATTAAAGATTCTATGACAGGTTTTTGGAGcccacacagagaggaaacactgactttaaaaacattcagtcagttAAATGCACGCTTCTGCTTAATACTTCAGGATCAGTATTGGCATCAGAAACTGATGAAGACTGTACGCATGACGACATTTTATGGCGCAAGACCCAACGACTAAAGCCTAACGGTGTATCTGTACTAGTGAAATCcatttgtcatcatcattgATATACTATTAGAatcaaaaagaaacagaaaggagGCACACTGAAGCTCAACGGAAAACATcacagaatgagaaaaaaaaggtagggGTGGGGGTAAGGGAAGGAGAAGTAAGGGCTGGGTGGTGGCAAGAGGTGAGGGGAGAGTGAGGCATGGCTGGGTGGGTGGGTGACTGAGATGATGAGTCTGGCTTACGAAGCGAGAGTGGCAGTGAGGGGTGAGCTGgcatcaccaaagtcatttCCCAGGCTGATACACAACAACAAGGACGACAGAGATAAGAGAGAAACACACCCGAGGACACTCGCCCACGTTGGGACAAAACAAAGCCATTGTCACAACGCTACAGACTAACACAAAGAGTGTATCTTTCCTGCAGAGGATGGAAGCTTTTATTGtctatgtgaaaaaaataaataccccCGCCCCCCCATTTAATTTACAGTGTTTATAAACCTGGTAATGCTCAGCATgattgaaggaaaaaaaagtctgtacCCATTTCTTGCACCAAACTGAAAGAGCAGCGGGTGAATATACAAATCAAATCTTCAGCTTTcatgcaaaacattttgtttgaccGTTTTAAACTAGGCATGTAATTCACAGTGGAAAGCGTAAGCTCATGACTTCATTCCTGCGTTCACTTTAAGCCTGGCTGCTTAGCTGCCAAACCTGGGGGTGGGCTAGATGAGGAAGGGAGGGTTTTCTGGATGGAAGTAGGCGGGTTGGGTTGATCGAGTATGAGATGAACATGTAAACGCGATATACTCACTGAGAAAGAGtctcacaacacaacatttccTACTTTCCCAACAGGAGATAATTGATTTAAAAGTCAGGTCAAATaccatggcttttttttttccccctttttttttctccccccaaaCAAATCCACTCATGCAGGCCTTGAGCTGTTCAAATCCATTTTCAGAATAAACTGAAAccagaaacttaaaaaaaaaaaaaagaaaaagaaaaaaagaatattataggagaggaaacaaacacacaactggGAGCAGTTGAATTAGAAAAGCAGGCCGCATAACTTGTTTGCCAAGAAAATGTTGCTTTCTTGTATTACGTATCTGGCATTCTTCTGGATTCTCTGTCAGAGACATGCCACCTCCCTCCGTTATGCAGGCAATGTACATCTTGTATAAATACACCTTGTGAGCAGGCCCCAAAGCAAACGCTCGAGAGCTTTTGGTTGATATAGCCTCAGATCTCACTgtactttctttattttcctccacTGAATCATGTTTGAGCAACTGAGCTAACTTCACTATGCAAAGACAGAACTCAAGGAGTGTGTATTACAGGGCGGTGATCGATGGTGTGGTTGGCAGCAACGTCACCGTGTTCTGCCACATACACCTGGCCCACTCGAGGACTCATGCCACACCCCTGCTGCTCGCTCCTCTGGgaaaaacatcaacaccaaCAATGCATTTCACTACTACACATGCAGTGGGGCATGCTGTGGGCAGCTGGCCCGGCATCATGAAGCATTAGGAGAccacaagaggaaaaaaagagcaaaagagggTCAACAAATAATCACAGCTGTGTTAAAGTATTTAACAGAGCAGAGTCAACTGCATTTAAAAAGGTGGGTTAATAGGACATCTGAAATTACAATGAAAGTGAGCCTAAAAAAGTCACACAAGTAGAGAGAAGCAGAATTCCACTGACTTATGAAGGCTCAATAAACAATAATCTGAGCTTTGTACTATGCTTTTACTCCTCACTGTCTCCAGAACCTCAGGATGCCGACCACCTACCCGTTTCCACCAACAAGGTAGCTGTAAAATCTATACTATGAACAATAAGGTAGGCACAGACCAAGCAGTTGGTTATACAGCTTGGCACGCAGACACCAGACGAGAGAGACTGCAGCAAGGGTTTGACGTGATCGTGTGTTATGTTCGTCCACACCTTAGGCTTCGACTTGGGGCTGCTGCCGTCGGGCCCGTCCTCGCAGGGCTCGCTGGCATTGACCCAGCGGGTCTTGTCGCGCTGGCCGCGCTGGAAGCTGTGTTTCAGTGGGGAGCGAGCGCCTGAGTCACTGTCCTCGCCGTATGAGTAACCACCATGGGCAGAGGAAGCGATCTCCGCGTCACTGTACTTTTTAGCTTTGTCTCGCAATGCCGGGCAGCGGTAAGGGTAGCCCGTCCTGTAACCCTGGGAAacgacaacaaaaacaacaacatgggTTAGCAAATGGTTAATACAGTAGCTATCCATCAATGTTTAAAGTCAGACTATATAACTTTgacttattttgaaagagaaaCATATTCGTCTGATCCttacaaacaaaaactgtcatatataagaaataaaacacactcaaTTCAATACACTCAAGGGTTTTACTGTTACATCCTTACGTGGTCTGTTCTAGCTGATGATGTGCAGCTTTTGTAACTTATGGTGGCTAATGTCAGTAAAGATTACTGTGAAACTGACATTTCTTCATGAGGTTCACCACTTACCATTGTCATGTAATTgtcatgaaaggaaaaaaaatgagtcaGAAGAATAAAACTGTGCTCATAAGTCAAATGTGACACAAGAATTCTGCACAACACTAACAAGAGGGTAAAGTTAGAGGTAGATCTTTGTTCTTGTTAAGTAAATTCTGGAGTTTGGAATAATTTATGCTTTTTCCATCAGTTGTGTATGCTCCCCCTCCCCTGAAAAGCTTTAAGTCGTCCCCGTTTCTTTGTTCTTACCAAGTTGTCGAGCATTCTCATGAGAGCCTCAAACTCCTGCTCCCCGACTTGCCACTTGGGATGTGCAGAGGACCCGTCGCCCGCTGGCTCCGGGACTCGTGGCCGTGCTTTGTATTTCCCCGGATCCAGCATCACCAGATTATCTGGTCCTCCAGCGCTGGCCAGTGTTCGCACCTGAAAGAAAttgggggtgagggggggggtaAAGACAGACAAACCACACACAGGATCCAgaatacagaaagaaaataaaatgtagacatgaggacacacaaacacagacaaatacagacatCAACATGAAGGTAAATTAACGTATATAAAGATGTGGAGAGACAAGGGACAAAGACCATTGTTATgaaaaaatgcagacaaacataTGGTGCCAAATATAACCCAAATGAAAATACATGGTTCTATACAGCCTTCCACAATGTAAGCGAAAGTGATAATCCTCAAGATTATTTGACTTGAATAAAGTTCAGTGTGCATCCTACCTGAATCTCACAGGCGGTGACCAGATTGTGGATGTAATAGAAAGCTTCCTCCACTGTTTCGCCTACAGACACCAAGCCGTGGTTTCTCAGGATGAGCACCTGGGACCAAAGAAAAGGATAATCACATACAGTGCTGTTGGTTTAATTAAAACAAGCATGTTTGcatttcttcatgtgttttaaaagttaGCAGGTTTTATAGTGAAACTCTGTTATTACCTTGCTGTTTGGCCCAAGGTTCCTCTGTATGagaacactttcttcctcatCCACTAGTATGCCATAGTAGTCGTGATAGGCCACTTCGCCCAGGGACAATGCCTCAGGTGAGATGGGCAACAGGCCACATTTCATGGCTGATACctgcaaccaaacaaacacaggtcaCATAAAACTATAACGCGTCATCGCCTGTGTTTGGATAGGGTAGAATTACTTTGCATATACTCTTCCTTACCGCGGCacctgcaggtgtgtgtatatgtacaatACACTTGACATCAGGCCGTGCAGCATAGATTGCAGCGTGTAGGACGAAGCCGGCCTGGTTCACCCCGAGATTGGTGCTGCCCCGGTCCACTATCTCACCTTGAAGGTTGATCTTCACCTAGAGAGCAAGGCAGACAACGAGGGGTTACTCAAAGAAAAGGTTTACCGACTTGAAATGAATCTCAAGCAGACAGCAGGCAGGCACTTGTTTCAACATATTTTAATCACGAGGAATGAACTCATCTAGAGGAAGAAATAAGGAAACTAGTTCATTCAGTGATAGAAAGAAAAGACGTGCAGTTTTAATAGAGATCAGCACAGATTCTCACCAGACTGGAGGCGGTGACTTCACTGTACAGCAGCCCAAAAGGGACAATTAGGAAGCGCTCCTGGTCTGAGTTCACCCTGACCTAAAAGAGCAGAAAACATGTTAGATTATAATGTTGCATGAATTGTGCATGAGACAATTGATTAATAAAAGGCGGTTGGATGGGACAAAAGTAGTAGCCAAACTATATTAACTAAgttcctgttgtttttacacctgCAAGCGCCTTTCAAGTTTCTTTCAGCTCATGCAGTATCTTTACCTCACACCTCTTGCTCTTTGCAAATGATAGATTTACTAAAGGCTAGTGATGGGAAGTGATTTTATTGATACCAATGTCATTATCGATTCCCTCACTGATTCCTGATCAATTTTCTGTGTGGTAAAAACAGCAGGCCTACACGGGTTTGCAAAAGCTTTGTGGTTTAACCGCTGTTTCATTTGGAGCTGGTCAGACTGAGAGCCAACAGTCTGTGTCATCatctaaaatgaatgaaatgacaatatttatacattattcaTGATCATTCAGTTTGTCTTAGTCAAAGAAAAATCTGCTAATCCTGTCTGCGTGGTGCTAAAGGTATAACAGGATATTTACCCTTAGTAACAGACACACTGCTGGAAGGGATAATCAAAGTGTCAAATACACGGCACTCTTGGAATCCTATGTGGTGTAGGAAGATGTTTGCTGGCATTTCCACACTTActtaaaattataattttacaGACAACTAGCagtgctttctttctttctttctttctttctttctttctttctttctttcatgaaACTACGCTTTGGACCGTTCCTTACTCTCCGATGTGACTCCAGACTTTGACATCATTGTTACACCCAACTTTCAGTAAAACATGCCACTAATCAATAAAAGGGAACCGATAAGTTCTGAGGCACGTGATTCAGTCAACATGGTGGGTAATATTATAGAGACCGAAGCCCATCTTACTGAAAGGTGGTTGTAGATGAGCTGCGACCAGCCGAACAAGTCAGTGAGCCGATAAAAGGCAGCCAGCTTGCAGCGAAGCAGCTTCTCGCCTTTGTCATAGGAAATAGAGTCTGAGCCACGCAGATCATTCACTGGCGTCACCATGCCCAAACCtaggagggagagatgaggtcagagaggaagacaacatttgtttatatgaaagaagttgtaaataataataatagtgaggAGACAGGGAGACTACAAGGGCAGAAATCCAGTGCTCTGTACAGGAGCAAGTAGGAAACAAATGCTAacaggacacaaaaaaaaatctgacttgcAGATAATTAGACAACTGGACTCTTTGTCCAGAAATTTAATTTGGCATACGCTGCATTACTCATTGTGAACAGACATCGCAGGGCTAAGGTCAAAAAGTCGTgggcgcacacacagacacacactctcattcTCTTCTCTGCTTACTCATGTTGAGCGCCGCCATGCCTCCTTGTGGTGCAGCGGGATACATAGAAGGCATGCTGGTGGTCATGAAGTCTGCGATCTGCTGCAGAGCCAACAGGCTAGTGGGCGTCTTGCCCTTCTTCAGCTGATCCTGGATCATTGTCTCCAGCTCATCGCAGAATGCCTGCcggtcaacaacaacacacgcacacacacagaaacacaaagaagtgtaagagcaaaaaaacaaaatgtatagAGACACAATgacccaaaaacaaagcagaaaagggCACAAAGAGgtcaaagacacagaaaaggtTTCAGAACTAACCCCCGTATTTAGGAAATTAAATATCCTGATACAATTTTAACAACTACAGTAACGTATTTTACATTTACTACAAATCCACATCCACTGATCAGGTTTGGTCAGTTTTCAGTTCAATGTAGTGTTAAAATGAACGTGCAGAAACTTGCTCGAGACATCACACTCTGCTTTTATTGCAGTCAGTATGTCGTCTGTATGATGCAATACAGCTCAACGTCAGAGCTGGATTGTTATTTTAGCTGCATGTACCCAATAAAATGACAGCTGTGTAATGCAACAGTACATGAgggtgagacaaaaaaaaggtcagaaaaagGTTAACAGCTTGATGCCTCTACCAGCACCTGATATGAACTTAATGAAGGAAAAGCCTCATATAAACACCACTCTGGGCCTTTTTTAGGACTTGAATACATCAGTGCTTTTCATACATACAATAGGCCTTTAAAAACGGTGCTGTTCTCTGGTATTCAACTGGTCACAGACACGCTGTCGATGAGAAATAAACTGGATCCATCATGTGATGTTGAGAAGGCTGCTGCCTTTACACTCAAAGAGTCTATTCACAACTGCTTGTTATGGCGGTGTGTATTCGTCAACTGTGACTATTTCATATAAGAAAATGTGTCTGCCACTGAATATGAACGTATGAATGATCTTATCTTGCACTGACCGGGCTCTGTAGTATCATGGAGACCCTCTTTCTCTGTTCCATCATGTTGAAGTCCTGTCGCAGGTCGGGTGccatgtttctctccctctggtAGTCTGGGTTGCTCTCGTCCACCCGGTCGAAGTACCGCTCCTTGTGGGGGGCTGTGGTGGGAGGGGGAGCCGTCACCACCCCGGCACCTGACTCGCCGTTCATCTTGGGCTGGCCTCCTGTAGAGAGAGCGATGGcgattacttttttaaaaatgtttctaagATTCCTCTCTAAACCTGAGTAATGTATCAAAGTTTTTCAAAGTACAGTACGCCTACCCAGTGACCCAGAGTTTGTCAAGTACATGAGTGTGCAGTCATGAAGATAGAAAAATCCCGCTGATCATCCCTTCTCAGATGATCCAAACTAAATGCCAGGTGGGGTGATGATGGCCACATGCACACTGGATTTTCTATCATGTGGTCACTGATGTGCATTGTTTTATGTGAGCCTGTGTGGTGGGTCATAGCGTGTGTTTTATGCTCGAGTCTTTGCGTGAGTGTTTGCGCTTCATAATAAGAGTTGAAGTTGAAAATTAAAAGAGCTGGAGtcaatatttaaaacaacaaagcacAAAAATGATTAATCAGTATAAAAGCAAGTCAAAATATGgttaaaacatttatcacaGACTAATAATTCATATTATGAAGCTATCCATATTTGAACTTCAAATACTGTCTGctttaaactttttatatctaacaaatataataaagaatatTAGCATGAGACAAAAAGATGTTGACAGAGGGACATGGGAAGTCTTAAGAGGAAATGAACATCATAAGTCATTAGACCAGAAAGCCAATCGCACAGACCACACTCTCCCTTACTTCCTGTCAAGATCATGTGACCACTCTCCCCAGCTCAGTGCTCTCATTGATTTCCACAATGTGTTTCCTGGAATCACAACACTCAACTGTCAAGGCTGggcagaggaaaggaaaacaaaaactggaAGCATGACCAGGGGTCTCCTTTCATTTGGCTTGAAAAACATTAGACGAAGTCTAAGTCTTAATCATCACTCGGGAAGTTGTGATGTAATCTAATGTATGCTGTGGATCGATAATCAACATCTAGCTCTAATGTCTTAGCATGTGTCCCCTTCAACTGACAAGACAGAGGGATTGCAGACATaaatagacagagagacagatttcCTATAGATCCATGTCCATCCAGCTGGCTGGGTGTATGTGAGGATAAATagtgtccacctgtctgtcacagCAGAGACTACTCGAGCACCGATTGTGAAGGACATGGACAGACTTAAGAGCGTcgggaaatgtgtgtgtgcaagcatgcatgtgtaatgggagggaggggggttgcTCTGGCAGAAAGTGATGCAGCCCATTAGTCCGCATCAATACAAATGTTCAGCCAAAACTACCATGACAACTACAGACCTAGCCCGAAGCATCCAGTATCACACTGAGAGCTGACAGAGACTCTCTGTGTTTCCGTCCTGCTTTCATtgcttttctgacattttgcaCAACACCAAGCCTTAACATTTCCACACGATCACCTGTTCCACTCaaggttttctttttgtgtattCATGCTGTTTGTCTAATTCTAGGCCAGCAATGTTTTGTTCAAGTTCACCCcataaaaagaaggaaaattCAAATTACTACAACATTATAACCTTGTAGAGAGAAAGGTGTAACAGAGCCCCAGATAAAACCTATAGACTGCACTAAAAATGGAAACATGAACACTGTTTCCTTTCTGCTGTCCATCGACCGTTTGTTAATAATTACCCTGAAATTAATATGAAAATTAATTtacaattaaatacatttaaatatgcaattTAAAAAGTCACTGTTACTTTGCTAAGCTTGGCTGCTTAGCTTCTAGCAggactgtttttaaatttactaAAACCAGATTCAGCGACCACCTTGTTTATGTAGGATAACAAACTAACTTGCTAAGATTGTTTATTCATTATCACTGGCATATTTCAATGTCAGCTTGCAGGGAAAATAAATAGGCTTAATTTAGCTTTGACCAACGCTAACCATGGCTATCTCACCGGCCAGCTATCTGTAACTGGATTTGATTGTTTGGTTATGAGCTGCATTTAGTAACTATAACTGCACATTCAATGTGTGGTTTTCTTAGAAATTATACAATTC from Larimichthys crocea isolate SSNF chromosome IX, L_crocea_2.0, whole genome shotgun sequence includes the following:
- the add1 gene encoding alpha-adducin isoform X3, yielding MNGESGAGVVTAPPPTTAPHKERYFDRVDESNPDYQRERNMAPDLRQDFNMMEQRKRVSMILQSPAFCDELETMIQDQLKKGKTPTSLLALQQIADFMTTSMPSMYPAAPQGGMAALNMSLGMVTPVNDLRGSDSISYDKGEKLLRCKLAAFYRLTDLFGWSQLIYNHLSVRVNSDQERFLIVPFGLLYSEVTASSLVKINLQGEIVDRGSTNLGVNQAGFVLHAAIYAARPDVKCIVHIHTPAGAAVSAMKCGLLPISPEALSLGEVAYHDYYGILVDEEESVLIQRNLGPNSKVLILRNHGLVSVGETVEEAFYYIHNLVTACEIQVRTLASAGGPDNLVMLDPGKYKARPRVPEPAGDGSSAHPKWQVGEQEFEALMRMLDNLGYRTGYPYRCPALRDKAKKYSDAEIASSAHGGYSYGEDSDSGARSPLKHSFQRGQRDKTRWVNASEPCEDGPDGSSPKSKPKVWTNITHDHVKPLLQSLSSGVCVPSCITNCLWSKEDGLRQAAVANQFIPMNTNPKDVLEMRNKIREQNLQDIKTAGPQSQVLCASTVVERSFNQRLTIWQDAPLSDCTDTIDGLDVSEGSYSPAKSFRKGELVTASKAIIEKEYQPKVIVSKQGPNPFTKLTDQELEAYRKEVEQKQKGPEVQGRDDSKEGSASSVPCSEPEMLLGDQDSTPLHSPTFLKAPPAPTATPATPASEQDSSSCRLSSGAEPVQVGAGSAETVVDDVFSSTDEVLSAPDSPHKEFHCAVLRALSKESSMVDAAKADQAPDLEVEQVEPEEEPKDQKPTTTPPSTPIRAEEDESFTRVQVTQRTALIKFSLLK
- the add1 gene encoding alpha-adducin isoform X9 — encoded protein: MNGESGAGVVTAPPPTTAPHKERYFDRVDESNPDYQRERNMAPDLRQDFNMMEQRKRVSMILQSPAFCDELETMIQDQLKKGKTPTSLLALQQIADFMTTSMPSMYPAAPQGGMAALNMSLGMVTPVNDLRGSDSISYDKGEKLLRCKLAAFYRLTDLFGWSQLIYNHLSVRVNSDQERFLIVPFGLLYSEVTASSLVKINLQGEIVDRGSTNLGVNQAGFVLHAAIYAARPDVKCIVHIHTPAGAAVSAMKCGLLPISPEALSLGEVAYHDYYGILVDEEESVLIQRNLGPNSKVLILRNHGLVSVGETVEEAFYYIHNLVTACEIQVRTLASAGGPDNLVMLDPGKYKARPRVPEPAGDGSSAHPKWQVGEQEFEALMRMLDNLGYRTGYPYRCPALRDKAKKYSDAEIASSAHGGYSYGEDSDSGARSPLKHSFQRGQRDKTRWVNASEPCEDGPDGSSPKSKPKVWTNITHDHVKPLLQSLSSGVCVPSCITNCLWSKEDGLRQAAVANQFIPMNTNPKDVLEMRNKIREQNLQDIKTAGPQSQVLCASTVVERSFNQGELVTASKAIIEKEYQPKVIVSKQGPNPFTKLTDQELEAYRKEVEQKQKGPEVQGRDDSKEGSASSVPCSEPEMLLGDQDSTPLHSPTFLKAPPAPTATPATPASEQDSSSCRLSSGAEPVQVGAGSAETVVDDVFSSTDEVLSAPDSPHKEFHCAVLRALSKESSMVDAAKADQAPDLEVEQVEPEEEPKDQKPTTTPPSTPIRAEEGDGNTKEYLLP